A segment of the Chromatiales bacterium 21-64-14 genome:
TCCCGTTTCTGACCCGGCCGGACGTAGTGGCCAAGGGAGAACTGAAGGCGGCGCCCTATGTCGTGGAGATCGCCAATGAGCATCTGGTCGGCGCCTCCGGGAGCCGCATCTACGTACGCCGGCTCACTGACCCGGCACACCGGCGCTATGCGGTGGTTCGGGAAGGGGGCGTGTACCGCAACCCGAAAACCCAGGAGATCCTGGGCTACGAAGCGATCCATCTGGCGGATGCGACCCTGATCACCCCCGGAGATCCGGCAACCCTGCGCCTAACACGGGTTAACCAGGAGGTATTGACCGGCGACCGTCTGGTTCCGTTGACCGATCAGCGTGTGGAAGAGAACTTCACGCCCCACGCGCCGAAGCAGCCCGTCGACGGCCAGATCATTTCCGTATTCCACGGCGTATCCCAGATCGGGCAGGATCAAGTGGTGGTCCTGGATGTGGGGCGCCGCGATGGGGTCCGGGTCGGAGACGTGCTGGCCATCTACCAGACCGGAGCGCGGATCCGCGACACCGTGGAAGGCGGGCTGGGCAAGACCGTCCAGCTCCCTGACGAACGCGCAGGACTACTTATGGTGTTCCGTCCCTTCGAGCGGGTAAGCTACGCCCTGGTGATGAGCGCCACACGCGCCATCCACCTGGACGATACCGTGCGCAATCCCTAGCGCGCGGAGGTTCAGCCCCGGTCCGACACCCCGCCGGACCGGCAGACCGCGGCCACTGACATGGATGTCACCGCGGAACGGAGCCAGTCATGGACGACACGGCATCGGAGACCGCGGCGTGGCTGCTGCTAGTGCGCACGCCCGGACTCGGCGCCACTGGCCTGCTCCGACTGGTGGAGCACTGCGGCTCGGCATCCGGGGTCCTCGCCAGGATCCCGGAATTGCGCCGCTCAGGGCTAGACCCGGCCAGCGCGGCATATCTGAGACACCCCGACTGGCGCAAGGTCAAACAGGACCTCGCTTGGCTGGCGTTGCCGCACCATGTACTGCTGACTTGGCAGGATTCGCGCTACCCGCCCGCACTCCGTGAGATCGCCGACCCGCCGCCGGCCCTGTTCGTGGCCGGCACGCCGGCGGTACTCGCCACCCCCCAAGTGGCGGTGGTCGGGAGCCGCAACCCGACCCCGGGCGGCCGCGATATCGCTTATCAGCTTGCGGGACAACTGGCGGCGGTGGGGCTCACCATCACCGGCGGCCTCGCCCGCGGGGTGGACACCGCCGGACACCGTGGCGCCTTGGATGCCGGTGGACTCAGCGTGGCGGTGGCAGGCACCGGCCTCGATCAGGTCTACCCCAGGGAGAACCGGGATCTCGCGCGGCGGATCGCCGAGCGCGGGGCCTTGGTATCCGAATTCCCCATGGGCACGCCGCCGCGGCGCGAGAACTTCCCACGCCGCAACCGCATCATCAGCGGCCTCGGTGCTGGCGTGCTGGTAGTAGAGGCGGCGTTGCGCTCCGGTTCCCTGATTACCGCCCGGCACGCCGCCAACCAGGGGCGCGAGGTGTTTGCGGTGCCCGGTTCCATATACAACCCCGTTGCCAGGGGATGTCACGCACTGCTGCGGGATGGCGCCAAGCTGGTGGAAACCGCGGAGGATATATTGGAAGAACTGACACAGCCGGCCTTGGGCGCGGGCCCCGCTGCGCGCCTGCACCCCCCTGCACCAGAACTGGACGAGATCCAA
Coding sequences within it:
- a CDS encoding DNA protecting protein DprA; translation: MDDTASETAAWLLLVRTPGLGATGLLRLVEHCGSASGVLARIPELRRSGLDPASAAYLRHPDWRKVKQDLAWLALPHHVLLTWQDSRYPPALREIADPPPALFVAGTPAVLATPQVAVVGSRNPTPGGRDIAYQLAGQLAAVGLTITGGLARGVDTAGHRGALDAGGLSVAVAGTGLDQVYPRENRDLARRIAERGALVSEFPMGTPPRRENFPRRNRIISGLGAGVLVVEAALRSGSLITARHAANQGREVFAVPGSIYNPVARGCHALLRDGAKLVETAEDILEELTQPALGAGPAARLHPPAPELDEIQRRVLDALGYDPAPVDLVVARTRLTAGTVSAILLALELRGLAICAPGGRYFRAGKGL